The Bos javanicus breed banteng chromosome 18, ARS-OSU_banteng_1.0, whole genome shotgun sequence genome has a segment encoding these proteins:
- the GRAMD1A gene encoding protein Aster-A isoform X1: MAEFLPLLPCTPLLTQDVCAQDSRVPPAKEPSQEAQGGRVHGPAPKRWKLLEVPTIQITPASNGESPPCTPPAQRLQLPRTPGRKSLPQDSTTPHSGRSTPSSSPSLRKRLQLLPTSRPPPEPEPGTMVEKGSDSSSEKGGVPGTPSTQSLGSRNFIRNSKKMQSWYSMLSPTYKQRNEDFRKLFSKLPEAERLIVDYSCALQREILLQGRLYLSENWICFYSNIFRWETTISIQLKEVTCLKKEKTAKLIPNAIQICTENEKHFFTSFGARDRCFLLIFRLWQNALLEKTLSPRELWHLVHQCYGSELGLTSEDEDYVCPLQLNGLGSPKDVGDVIALSDITPSGAADHSQEPSPAGSRRGRITPNLSRASSDADHGAEEDKEEQTDSQPDASSSQTVTPVAEPPSAEPTPPDGPTSLGPLDLLPSEELLTDTSNSSSSTGEEADLAALLPDLSGRLLINSVFHVGAERLQQMLFSDSPFLQDFLQQCKFTDVTLSPWSGDSKCHQRRVLTYTIPISNPLGPKSASVVETQTLFRRGPQAGGCVVDSEVLTQGIPYQDYFYTAHRYCILGLARNKARLRVSSEIRYRKQPWSLVKSLIEKNSWSGIEDYFHHLERELAKAEKLSLEEGGKDTRGLLSGLRRRKRPLSWRAHGDGTPHPDPDPCARTGMHTSGSLSSRFSEPSMDQGPGAGTPSALVLISIVLIVLIALNVLLFYRLWSLERTAHTFESWHSLALAKGKFPQTATEWAEILALQKQFHSVEVHKWRQILRASVELLDEMKFSLEKLHQGITVSDPPFDSQPQPDDSFS; this comes from the exons ATGGCTGAGTTTCTGCCCCTGCTGCCTTGTACACCCTTGCTGACCCAGGATGTCTGTGCCCAGGACTCACGGGTGCCCCCAGCCAAGGAGCCGAGCCAGGAGGCACAGGGTGGCAGGGTCCATGGCCCGGCCCCTAAGCGCTGGAAGCTCCTGGAGGTGCCCACCATTCAGATAACACCAGCCAGCAATGGGGAGTCACCCCCTTGCACTCCACCCGCCCAGCGCCTGCAGCTGCCGAGGACCCCAGGCCGGAAGAGTTTGCCCCAGGACAG CACAACCCCCCACTCTGGCCGGAGCACGCCAAGCAGCTCTCCATCCCTCCGTAAGCGCCTGCAGCTCTTGCCCACAAGCCGACCCCCGCCTGAGCCAGAACCGGGCACCATGGTGGAGAAGGGGTCGGATAGCTCCTCAGAGAAGGGTGGGGTGCCTGGGACACCCAGCACCCAGAGCCTGGGCAGCCGGAACTTCATCCGCAACAGCAAG AAGATGCAGAGCTGGTACAGT ATGCTGAGCCCCACATACAAACAGCGGAACGAGGACTTCCGGAAACTGTTCAGCAAACTCCCTGAAGCAGAACGCCTCATTGTGG ATTACTCCTGTGCCTTGCAGCGCGAGATCCTCCTCCAGGGCCGCCTCTATCTCTCCGAGAACTGGATCTGCTTCTACAGCAACATCTTCCGCTGGGAGACAACC ATCTCCATCCAGTTGAAGGAAGTGACGtgtctgaagaaggaaaagacgGCCAAGCTGATCCCCAATGCCATCCAGATCTGCACGGAGAACGAGAAG CATTTCTTCACCTCCTTTGGGGCCCGAGATCGCTGCTTCCTCCTCATCTTCCGCCTCTGGCAGAACGCGCTGCTTGAAAAG ACGCTGAGTCCCCGCGAGCTCTGGCACCTGGTGCATCAGTGCTACGGCTCAGAGCTGGGCCTCACCAGCGAGGACGAGGACTATGTCTGCCCCTTACAGCTGAATGGCCTAGG gaGCCCCAAGGATGTGGGCGATGTAATTGCCCTGAGCGACATCACCCCCTCGGGGGCAGCTGACCACAGCCAGGAGCCAAGCCCCGCAGGTTCACGCCGTGGCCGCATCACCCCCAACCTGTCCCGGGCCAGCAGTGATGCAGACCATGGG GCAGAGGAGGACAAGGAGGAGCAGACAGACAGCCAGCCAGATGCCTCCTCCAGCCAGACAGTGACCCCGGTGGCTGAACCCCCGAGCGCAGAGCCCACCCCACCTGACGGGCCCACCTCCCTGGGTCCCTTGGATCTGCTGCCCAGTGAGGAGCTGTTGACAGACACAAGTAACTCCTCCTCGTCCACGGGGGAGGAAG CCGACCTGGCGGCCCTGCTGCCTGACCTCTCCGGCCGTCTCCTCATCAACTCCGTCTTCCACGTGGGTGCTGAGCGGCTCCAGCAGATGCTCTTCTCAGACTCGCCCTTCCTGCAGGACTTCCTGCAGCAGTGCAAGTTCACAG ACGTGACCTTGAGCCCCTGGAGTGGGGACAGCAAATGCCACCAGCGCCGAGTGCTGACCTACACCATTCCCATCAGCAACCCGCTGGGGCCCAAGAGCGCCTCTGTGGTGGAGACACAG ACGCTGTTCCGGCGTGGCCCCCAGGCGGGAGGGTGTGTGGTAGACTCCGAGGTGCTGACGCAGGGCATCCCTTACCAAGACTACTTCTACACTGCCCACCGCTACTGCATCCTGGGCCTCGCCCGGAACAAGGCCCGCCTCCG GGTGTCCTCCGAGATCCGCTACCGGAAGCAGCCCTGGAGCCTCGTGAAGTCCCTCATTGAGAAGAACTCATGGAGTGGCATCGAAGATTACTTCCACCACCTGG AGCGAGAACTCGCCAAGGCCGAGAAGCTGTCCCTGGAGGAAGGCGGGAAGGACACGCGGGGCTTGCTGTCTGGCCTGCGCCGGCGGAAGCGGCCTCTGAGCTGGAGGGCTCACGGTGATGGGACCCCACACCCGGACCCTGACCCCTGTGCCCGGACTGGCATGCACACCTCGG GCTCCCTCAGCTCCCGCTTCTCGGAACCGTCTATGGACCAGGGCCCCGGGGCAGGCACCCCCAGCGCCCTGGTTCTCATCAGCATTGT CCTCATCGTCCTCATTGCCCTCAACGTCCTCCTCTTTTACCGCCTCTGGTCCCTGGAGAGGACAGCTCACACTTTTGAGTCCTGGCACAGTCTGGCCCTGGCCAAGGG TAAGTTCCCCCAGACGGCCACGGAGTGGGCGGAGATCCTGGCCCTGCAGAAGCAGTTCCACAGCGTCGAGGTGCACAAGTGGAGGCAGATCCTGCGGGCTTCCGTGGAGCTCCTGGACGAG ATGAAGTTCTCACTGGAGAAGCTACATCAAGGCATCACCGTCTCAGACCCTCCCTTCGACTCCCAGCCACAGCCTGACGACAGCTTCTCCTGA
- the GRAMD1A gene encoding protein Aster-A isoform X2, which translates to MFDTTPHSGRSTPSSSPSLRKRLQLLPTSRPPPEPEPGTMVEKGSDSSSEKGGVPGTPSTQSLGSRNFIRNSKKMQSWYSMLSPTYKQRNEDFRKLFSKLPEAERLIVDYSCALQREILLQGRLYLSENWICFYSNIFRWETTISIQLKEVTCLKKEKTAKLIPNAIQICTENEKHFFTSFGARDRCFLLIFRLWQNALLEKTLSPRELWHLVHQCYGSELGLTSEDEDYVCPLQLNGLGSPKDVGDVIALSDITPSGAADHSQEPSPAGSRRGRITPNLSRASSDADHGAEEDKEEQTDSQPDASSSQTVTPVAEPPSAEPTPPDGPTSLGPLDLLPSEELLTDTSNSSSSTGEEADLAALLPDLSGRLLINSVFHVGAERLQQMLFSDSPFLQDFLQQCKFTDVTLSPWSGDSKCHQRRVLTYTIPISNPLGPKSASVVETQTLFRRGPQAGGCVVDSEVLTQGIPYQDYFYTAHRYCILGLARNKARLRVSSEIRYRKQPWSLVKSLIEKNSWSGIEDYFHHLERELAKAEKLSLEEGGKDTRGLLSGLRRRKRPLSWRAHGDGTPHPDPDPCARTGMHTSGSLSSRFSEPSMDQGPGAGTPSALVLISIVLIVLIALNVLLFYRLWSLERTAHTFESWHSLALAKGKFPQTATEWAEILALQKQFHSVEVHKWRQILRASVELLDEMKFSLEKLHQGITVSDPPFDSQPQPDDSFS; encoded by the exons ATGTTCGA CACAACCCCCCACTCTGGCCGGAGCACGCCAAGCAGCTCTCCATCCCTCCGTAAGCGCCTGCAGCTCTTGCCCACAAGCCGACCCCCGCCTGAGCCAGAACCGGGCACCATGGTGGAGAAGGGGTCGGATAGCTCCTCAGAGAAGGGTGGGGTGCCTGGGACACCCAGCACCCAGAGCCTGGGCAGCCGGAACTTCATCCGCAACAGCAAG AAGATGCAGAGCTGGTACAGT ATGCTGAGCCCCACATACAAACAGCGGAACGAGGACTTCCGGAAACTGTTCAGCAAACTCCCTGAAGCAGAACGCCTCATTGTGG ATTACTCCTGTGCCTTGCAGCGCGAGATCCTCCTCCAGGGCCGCCTCTATCTCTCCGAGAACTGGATCTGCTTCTACAGCAACATCTTCCGCTGGGAGACAACC ATCTCCATCCAGTTGAAGGAAGTGACGtgtctgaagaaggaaaagacgGCCAAGCTGATCCCCAATGCCATCCAGATCTGCACGGAGAACGAGAAG CATTTCTTCACCTCCTTTGGGGCCCGAGATCGCTGCTTCCTCCTCATCTTCCGCCTCTGGCAGAACGCGCTGCTTGAAAAG ACGCTGAGTCCCCGCGAGCTCTGGCACCTGGTGCATCAGTGCTACGGCTCAGAGCTGGGCCTCACCAGCGAGGACGAGGACTATGTCTGCCCCTTACAGCTGAATGGCCTAGG gaGCCCCAAGGATGTGGGCGATGTAATTGCCCTGAGCGACATCACCCCCTCGGGGGCAGCTGACCACAGCCAGGAGCCAAGCCCCGCAGGTTCACGCCGTGGCCGCATCACCCCCAACCTGTCCCGGGCCAGCAGTGATGCAGACCATGGG GCAGAGGAGGACAAGGAGGAGCAGACAGACAGCCAGCCAGATGCCTCCTCCAGCCAGACAGTGACCCCGGTGGCTGAACCCCCGAGCGCAGAGCCCACCCCACCTGACGGGCCCACCTCCCTGGGTCCCTTGGATCTGCTGCCCAGTGAGGAGCTGTTGACAGACACAAGTAACTCCTCCTCGTCCACGGGGGAGGAAG CCGACCTGGCGGCCCTGCTGCCTGACCTCTCCGGCCGTCTCCTCATCAACTCCGTCTTCCACGTGGGTGCTGAGCGGCTCCAGCAGATGCTCTTCTCAGACTCGCCCTTCCTGCAGGACTTCCTGCAGCAGTGCAAGTTCACAG ACGTGACCTTGAGCCCCTGGAGTGGGGACAGCAAATGCCACCAGCGCCGAGTGCTGACCTACACCATTCCCATCAGCAACCCGCTGGGGCCCAAGAGCGCCTCTGTGGTGGAGACACAG ACGCTGTTCCGGCGTGGCCCCCAGGCGGGAGGGTGTGTGGTAGACTCCGAGGTGCTGACGCAGGGCATCCCTTACCAAGACTACTTCTACACTGCCCACCGCTACTGCATCCTGGGCCTCGCCCGGAACAAGGCCCGCCTCCG GGTGTCCTCCGAGATCCGCTACCGGAAGCAGCCCTGGAGCCTCGTGAAGTCCCTCATTGAGAAGAACTCATGGAGTGGCATCGAAGATTACTTCCACCACCTGG AGCGAGAACTCGCCAAGGCCGAGAAGCTGTCCCTGGAGGAAGGCGGGAAGGACACGCGGGGCTTGCTGTCTGGCCTGCGCCGGCGGAAGCGGCCTCTGAGCTGGAGGGCTCACGGTGATGGGACCCCACACCCGGACCCTGACCCCTGTGCCCGGACTGGCATGCACACCTCGG GCTCCCTCAGCTCCCGCTTCTCGGAACCGTCTATGGACCAGGGCCCCGGGGCAGGCACCCCCAGCGCCCTGGTTCTCATCAGCATTGT CCTCATCGTCCTCATTGCCCTCAACGTCCTCCTCTTTTACCGCCTCTGGTCCCTGGAGAGGACAGCTCACACTTTTGAGTCCTGGCACAGTCTGGCCCTGGCCAAGGG TAAGTTCCCCCAGACGGCCACGGAGTGGGCGGAGATCCTGGCCCTGCAGAAGCAGTTCCACAGCGTCGAGGTGCACAAGTGGAGGCAGATCCTGCGGGCTTCCGTGGAGCTCCTGGACGAG ATGAAGTTCTCACTGGAGAAGCTACATCAAGGCATCACCGTCTCAGACCCTCCCTTCGACTCCCAGCCACAGCCTGACGACAGCTTCTCCTGA
- the GRAMD1A gene encoding protein Aster-A isoform X3, translated as MVEKGSDSSSEKGGVPGTPSTQSLGSRNFIRNSKKMQSWYSMLSPTYKQRNEDFRKLFSKLPEAERLIVDYSCALQREILLQGRLYLSENWICFYSNIFRWETTISIQLKEVTCLKKEKTAKLIPNAIQICTENEKHFFTSFGARDRCFLLIFRLWQNALLEKTLSPRELWHLVHQCYGSELGLTSEDEDYVCPLQLNGLGSPKDVGDVIALSDITPSGAADHSQEPSPAGSRRGRITPNLSRASSDADHGAEEDKEEQTDSQPDASSSQTVTPVAEPPSAEPTPPDGPTSLGPLDLLPSEELLTDTSNSSSSTGEEADLAALLPDLSGRLLINSVFHVGAERLQQMLFSDSPFLQDFLQQCKFTDVTLSPWSGDSKCHQRRVLTYTIPISNPLGPKSASVVETQTLFRRGPQAGGCVVDSEVLTQGIPYQDYFYTAHRYCILGLARNKARLRVSSEIRYRKQPWSLVKSLIEKNSWSGIEDYFHHLERELAKAEKLSLEEGGKDTRGLLSGLRRRKRPLSWRAHGDGTPHPDPDPCARTGMHTSGSLSSRFSEPSMDQGPGAGTPSALVLISIVLIVLIALNVLLFYRLWSLERTAHTFESWHSLALAKGKFPQTATEWAEILALQKQFHSVEVHKWRQILRASVELLDEMKFSLEKLHQGITVSDPPFDSQPQPDDSFS; from the exons ATGGTGGAGAAGGGGTCGGATAGCTCCTCAGAGAAGGGTGGGGTGCCTGGGACACCCAGCACCCAGAGCCTGGGCAGCCGGAACTTCATCCGCAACAGCAAG AAGATGCAGAGCTGGTACAGT ATGCTGAGCCCCACATACAAACAGCGGAACGAGGACTTCCGGAAACTGTTCAGCAAACTCCCTGAAGCAGAACGCCTCATTGTGG ATTACTCCTGTGCCTTGCAGCGCGAGATCCTCCTCCAGGGCCGCCTCTATCTCTCCGAGAACTGGATCTGCTTCTACAGCAACATCTTCCGCTGGGAGACAACC ATCTCCATCCAGTTGAAGGAAGTGACGtgtctgaagaaggaaaagacgGCCAAGCTGATCCCCAATGCCATCCAGATCTGCACGGAGAACGAGAAG CATTTCTTCACCTCCTTTGGGGCCCGAGATCGCTGCTTCCTCCTCATCTTCCGCCTCTGGCAGAACGCGCTGCTTGAAAAG ACGCTGAGTCCCCGCGAGCTCTGGCACCTGGTGCATCAGTGCTACGGCTCAGAGCTGGGCCTCACCAGCGAGGACGAGGACTATGTCTGCCCCTTACAGCTGAATGGCCTAGG gaGCCCCAAGGATGTGGGCGATGTAATTGCCCTGAGCGACATCACCCCCTCGGGGGCAGCTGACCACAGCCAGGAGCCAAGCCCCGCAGGTTCACGCCGTGGCCGCATCACCCCCAACCTGTCCCGGGCCAGCAGTGATGCAGACCATGGG GCAGAGGAGGACAAGGAGGAGCAGACAGACAGCCAGCCAGATGCCTCCTCCAGCCAGACAGTGACCCCGGTGGCTGAACCCCCGAGCGCAGAGCCCACCCCACCTGACGGGCCCACCTCCCTGGGTCCCTTGGATCTGCTGCCCAGTGAGGAGCTGTTGACAGACACAAGTAACTCCTCCTCGTCCACGGGGGAGGAAG CCGACCTGGCGGCCCTGCTGCCTGACCTCTCCGGCCGTCTCCTCATCAACTCCGTCTTCCACGTGGGTGCTGAGCGGCTCCAGCAGATGCTCTTCTCAGACTCGCCCTTCCTGCAGGACTTCCTGCAGCAGTGCAAGTTCACAG ACGTGACCTTGAGCCCCTGGAGTGGGGACAGCAAATGCCACCAGCGCCGAGTGCTGACCTACACCATTCCCATCAGCAACCCGCTGGGGCCCAAGAGCGCCTCTGTGGTGGAGACACAG ACGCTGTTCCGGCGTGGCCCCCAGGCGGGAGGGTGTGTGGTAGACTCCGAGGTGCTGACGCAGGGCATCCCTTACCAAGACTACTTCTACACTGCCCACCGCTACTGCATCCTGGGCCTCGCCCGGAACAAGGCCCGCCTCCG GGTGTCCTCCGAGATCCGCTACCGGAAGCAGCCCTGGAGCCTCGTGAAGTCCCTCATTGAGAAGAACTCATGGAGTGGCATCGAAGATTACTTCCACCACCTGG AGCGAGAACTCGCCAAGGCCGAGAAGCTGTCCCTGGAGGAAGGCGGGAAGGACACGCGGGGCTTGCTGTCTGGCCTGCGCCGGCGGAAGCGGCCTCTGAGCTGGAGGGCTCACGGTGATGGGACCCCACACCCGGACCCTGACCCCTGTGCCCGGACTGGCATGCACACCTCGG GCTCCCTCAGCTCCCGCTTCTCGGAACCGTCTATGGACCAGGGCCCCGGGGCAGGCACCCCCAGCGCCCTGGTTCTCATCAGCATTGT CCTCATCGTCCTCATTGCCCTCAACGTCCTCCTCTTTTACCGCCTCTGGTCCCTGGAGAGGACAGCTCACACTTTTGAGTCCTGGCACAGTCTGGCCCTGGCCAAGGG TAAGTTCCCCCAGACGGCCACGGAGTGGGCGGAGATCCTGGCCCTGCAGAAGCAGTTCCACAGCGTCGAGGTGCACAAGTGGAGGCAGATCCTGCGGGCTTCCGTGGAGCTCCTGGACGAG ATGAAGTTCTCACTGGAGAAGCTACATCAAGGCATCACCGTCTCAGACCCTCCCTTCGACTCCCAGCCACAGCCTGACGACAGCTTCTCCTGA